gagagagagagagagagaggcagagacataggcagagggagaagcaggctccatgcacctggagcccgacgtgggattcgatcccgggtctccaggatcgcgccctgggccgaaggcaggtgccaaaccgctgtgccacccagggatcccttgatttattattttgaaatgtatatttaaaattaaatatcagtAGATATGACACACATAAACAAGTTTTTTggggtcctcaataatttttgAGCGTAAAGGGGTTCTGGAACCCAAAAGTTGGAGAACTACTGGCCTAGAGAAGTGCCTTGGTAAGGATCCCAGAGAAGAATTTGCATATATAAGAGGAAGATTTGCAGGTGGCTGGTTTTGATCCTGGCAAAATAGCGGTTCCATTAATTGAATAGGAAAGTAAGGGGCAGAGCTCTCTGCAGACAGCTAGAGAGGTTCATTTTAAGAATTGCTGATTCAGGAGTGTTGTGATCAGATATGCTGGTGAGACAGGTGCTGAGCAGCCCCAGAGCCAGGTCAAAGAGTTTTCCTCCAGAAGTTAAGGGATGGAGtggtggggaagaggaggtgaGAATGTAGAAGTGTGTGGAGCAGACTTACTCAAATGGTGAGGGCCCACACTGAGCAGGTGAAGGCCCAGAGATGGGTGGGAAGGGCTGCTGTCAGACACTGCAGGGAGCTAGTTTTACTTTCTGTGAGTTAGATGCCTGGTTGGGCCCCAGTTCCATTAATGATTTCTAAATGATGCCATTTAGAAAATGGAAGGTTTTGATGCAGACGCACTAACTACTTAACTATAAAGTAATTTGTAAGGAAGAGTTAAATGAAAGTGTATAGTATCTTTTTAGTGGCTGTGATGACCCGGTTTAGCCATTTGGTAGCTGATGCCATCTTCCTTAGCCCtaaagttggttttatttttattttatttattttttatttatttatgatagtcacacagagagagagagagagagagagagagagagagagagagagagagagagaggcagagacacaggcagagggagaagcaggctccatgcaccgggagcctgacatgggattcgatcccgggtctccagaatcgcgtcccaggccaaaggcaggcgccaaaccgctgcgccacccagggatcccttctaaaGTTGGTTTTAAAGTTGTGGATGTAGCATGTTTTGTTATCTTTGTGCATATTTTTGGTTTTAGTGGCTTATTTAAACTGGTTTTGTCAACACTGCTTACtattgacatttcttttctttcttttagtaacTTGGATCCACTTACAGAAActgtatcctttaaaaaaaaaaagttaaaggctAAGAGTAAGGAAAATggagaaactaaggaaaaaatagacttaaaactTACAGGCCAAGAAACATAAGCAACATTGAAagcaatgtaaaaaaacaaactaggaaTAAGAGCTGTCTTACATCTGCCTGACCAGGTGGTAACAGAATGACGTCATAAATGTACCTTGCAATAGGTAGTAAGTATGGCTCCGTGTAACAGAATGCAGCAACATCAGCTGACTGGAGCCCAGCGGGTGATGGGCAGTCTGTGGTAGTTTCATGTAGTCGTCGGCGACCTGGCTGTGCACTTTAACCACTTTATCACTCCCAAGGTGGCCTTGGCTGCTTTCCTGTCCCAGATAGCTGCCAGAGCAAAGAGCATCAAGTCCATGTTCCTGGCAGGAGGATCAACAGAGGGGAAGGTAAGAATGACCTTCCCCTTCAGGGGTACCTTTAGGAAGTACCACACAGGCCCTCTGTATCCCAATGACCAACATCTGCTTCATGCCACACTCACCTAGCTATAAGTTTAGGAATGAGCTCAGCTTTAAATTAGGGCTTGCTACTTAAAGTTAAGAAAGGATTTGGGGATAATAATTAGCCATATCTATCATGTTCCccaataaaaaatggacaaagatatGTGAAGTTGGATGCTCTGGGTTCTGTTGCACTAATAGACAACTCCACattctcagtggcttaaaacaaagtTGGCTTTCTAGCTTATATTCCATGTCCATTGCAAGGTAGGAGTGTAATATTAACTGATAATCTAACAAAAGAGGGCATATAAGAAGCTAATGAAATTAAGAGTTCAGTCTCACCAGTCAAGAGACGTggattaaaaccaaaatgagatgcCATGCTTTACCTTTCAGATTatcaaggatttaaaaaaatgataaaactcatGCTGATAAGGGTAAGAGAAGCATCCTCATAAATTGCTAGTGACAGTATAAATTGCTAGTCTTTCTAGAAGGCACTTTGACAGTGTAATACATAGTAAGAACTGCATTTCCTACAAACTGAAAGTAATAGTAGAGTCAGTTAGATGTGGGATCAGCAAACTAAAGTACATGGGCCAAATTTGGTCtgctgcctatttttatttttgtaaatagttttatattttgtaaataggCACAGCCATGctaaataatttacatattgtctgtagCTTTGTCCATGGCTTTCATAGTTAGAGTAGTTGGAGCAGAGAGCATAAGATCCATCTAGCCttgaatatttactatctgtctcTTGATAGGATATGTTTGTTAACCTCCAAGTTAatcattataaaaacatttattgcaGAATTATCAAAAATTTGGAATAGCATTCATACACAACAATAAGGAAATGTTAAATTATACTGTATTCGTgaggaattttaaaagattttcgaGAAACTGAAAATAACCCATATTGTTCACGCAATGGAGTATACTGTAcggtattaaaaataaactttaggtGGAGGTAACAACAGGGTTATGTATCAGAAACAAAGCTGagtgaaaaagcaaaacactGAAGTATTCCCTTTGTATTTCAAAAATGACCTTTTAAAGAGCCCTCCATGTTTAAAGAAAAGGTttctgaatgagagaaaaatttaCACTGTATAGTAAGGTAAAGAATTAGGATGCAAATCAACTTACATGGTGTGTATCTAGTTACACTTATAATTTACAGGAAAAGTCCCATAATCCAAGTGGGGCCATATTTGAAAGTAACCTACCAGGTCTTCGTGGTTACTgagccagaggagaggtggtTATGGTGTGTGCAGTGGCTGAATGACAAGAAGACTGGCTGGCCTGCCATGTTAAGGGTTATGTTGGAAGAGTGCTCAAAATAGTGGCTGTCTTTCAGATGAGAGTGTGAAGATTTACTAGTGAACAGATTTtccaggagctttaaaaaaaattgtgattggTGGTGGCCCCTCATGGACTTGCATCAGCCGGCTTACAGAAGGAATAGAGGAATGAGCACATGGCAGTAAGGACACTGGGGCTGAGGAGTTACTAAGGAGCAGATTGTTCAGGCTGTCACTCTTAAGTCACCTTTTATTTGTAGTACCAGATATGGAGAATTTGAGTCAGCACAGGGGAGATACTCAGTAATTGTTGACTCTGGAAGTAATTAACTTCTAAAGTTATTTTCATAGTCACATGGCTGAAGCTAAAAGTAGGGTAGTCATTAATTTCGTAGTGCAATTACGGGTCAATGTACAAATGtactgagcatctactttgtGCCAAGGGATAGAAGCACAGGGATAAGCACCAGGGTAGAATGAACAGTACATGACATATCCAAAAGGGAGAGCGCCAGTAAACAAGTGATAAGTGTTGTGCAGAGATTTAGATACAGTGTGATCAGTATGGATAGAGATGATAGAACTTCAGAGTCCTGGTTCTCTGCTTTGTTAGATGGTGTTGTCTGCACTATTTTTTGAAGTTACATATTCAGGcaattttgttataaattattaGTGCTAACCTAAATATTTAATGTACTGACTAAATATAGAAATCACACACACATGAAGAGCTGGGGATAAAGTaacaatatactttttaaaggaaactttctTCACAATACTCCTTTTATGAAGAACTCTACTGTCCATTACTTTCCATACTCCTTAACAAGACTCTAGTATGGGATTCCTTTTTACTTACAGTACCTCGCCCACTGGCCAGAGTACTTCATTGTTGCGGAGGCACCTGGTGGAGAGTTAATGGGTTATAGTAAGTATACCACTAGAATTGTTTTGGGTAGgcagttgagattttttttttttaatattttattttatttattcaaagagacagagagagagagagagagaggcagagacacaggcagagggagaagcaggcaccacacagagagcccgacgtgggactcgatcccgggtctccaggatcacgccctgggctgcaggcagcgctaaactgttgtgccaccggggctgcctggcaGTTGAGATTTTAACATAGGTTTCAACCAATTAAGTTGATTGCAGAAGTGGAAATACAATCATGATgcctataattttatttcctttaaccatTAAATGGTTGCTGATGCTATGTTTTAGGCATTGTGCTCTAGGGCCCcaggggatacagcagtgaagtAGACAGATAATGGTTTTAGGATTCTTGGAGCTTTCATTCTGTGTTTATGTTACATTTTCTACATGGTTTATTTGGTACATAATGCAGGGATTGTAGCATCTTCACTGATTAGTAGCATTACTTAATGAAAATTTGAGCTGTGGATTATCTCAGTTTTGTGTATACATACCGAcataaaatgcagatatttaaaacatacataatCTGGTTCTGtgttaaaaatcagttgtgtttttagtgtatcattcttttttttaaaagaaacctttCTCTAAGTGAGATTCAAATAAGAGCACTAATAACTGCTAAGTAGATGACtttgttccttaaaaattaaaactttgtcATTAGTTTCCTTTCTAATAAAAATGTAACCAATAGTCTATATTCATGTATAAATCCATGTGTTTAATTACTGAGTGTAATCTTTTGTTGGCAGTTATGGGTAAAGCGGAAGGCTCAGTAGCTCGGGAAGAATGGCATGGGCACGTCACAGCTCTCTCTGTCGCCCCAGAATTTCGACGCCTTGGTTTGGCTGCTAAACTTATGGAGTTATTAGAGGAGATTTCAGAAAGGTGGGATACTGCTTTTCAAGTATGAACCCTAACTATTTGATATTTCTCATAgtgaaaattttaagatttttttcctgttcaggCTGAATATTGTACTTTATTGTTTACAGGATTTCATTTTCTACAGTATTCACATATTCATAGTAGTAGTATTGTCTCTATCTTGCCACTGAGGAATATTCAGGCAAAATGGGTGACCTGCCATGGGCTTATATCTTGGGTAAGAGGTGCAATAAAAAACTAGCCCTTAAGGTTTCCTTTAGTGTTCTTGACCCTGTGGCAGATGTTCCCAAATTTTCTGTTAACATCACTCCTGGCTtctcagtgattttctttttttcatagtgtccctaaggcaaaaaaaaaaaaaaaaatccctcagttTAGATTTAAGCTGTTATGACCTGTTTAGTATTTGTGACCTAACAACCTAGTAgctgtttaggaaaaaaataaacacattgaaagaaaaaatatttttatttcattgttaaatAACTGTGTTTACCTACTAATGAGATGTGTGTGCCTTTTTGGGCATTACATGACCGCTCAACCTTGGAAACAGATTGGACACAACCACCTGCATTCTTGTTTCATATTGACTTTCTTGTGGTATTGAGTTTTAATCATGGGACCTGCCAAAACTTGGCTTCATAAAAGATACTCTGTCATCAAAAGGAATGTAACACCATGTAATGCTGCATTTGTGAATTATATCAAACTGGTATTTTGCCAGTGTCTGACATGTACGGTTTGTGTTTTCCCCAAACGTTTGAAATATCCTATAGCACCTCTAAGAGTTTGGGCCACCTTGGAGCACTCTGGAGCACAGTTTGGGAAGTACCAGCATTagggctttagaaaaaaaaaagacctgttgTGTATGTCAAACACCCTCATTATTAATGTGagataaaagtaatataattaagggatgcctgggtggcttagcggttaagtgtctgcttttggcttggggtgtgatcctggagtcccgggattgaatcccacatcgggctccctgctgcatggagccggcttctccctctgcctgtgtctctgcctctctctctttctgtgtctctcatgagtaaataaataaaatcttaaaaaaaatatatatatatatataattaaaagacTCCTGCCAGCTCCCATTCTAAGAGATTAAGAGATGTGTATATAAGTTTAATCAGTTGTCAAGctgccacttattttttttctctactcttAAATGCCTAGAAGTATATAGGAAAGGGAGTATTTGCTGAGAAGGGCTCTTGAGGCTTTCCACTTAATGGATTTAAAAAGGTAAGTTTTAAAGAAGTAACCATGGCCTGAAAATGCTCTGGGCCAAGTTGGGGGCAAGACAAACTTGAGCTTATTCAGGGAAGAGAGAAACTTGTATTAGCTGTAAAAGAAATCTCTTCTGGTCTTTGAAAAGTTTTAGTTTGTTAATGGCATTATCTTGTTGAAAAAAGGTGTTTGGCATT
This portion of the Vulpes lagopus strain Blue_001 chromosome 18, ASM1834538v1, whole genome shotgun sequence genome encodes:
- the NAA20 gene encoding N-alpha-acetyltransferase 20 isoform X4, whose amino-acid sequence is MTSSASTTLTWIHLQKLTPKVALAAFLSQIAARAKSIKSMFLAGGSTEGKYLAHWPEYFIVAEAPGGELMGYIMGKAEGSVAREEWHGHVTALSVAPEFRRLGLAAKLMELLEEISERKGGFFVDLFVRVSNQVAVNMYKRLGYSVYRTVIEYYSASNGEPDEDAYDMRKALSRDTEKKSIIPLPHPVRPEDIE